TCTTTGGTTTTTGCAACCCTTCGAATCCTCctgttaaataataaacatgatcTGATAACTCattgattttaataaaaatacacacatgAGATGAATGCACCTGCTCCAATCGGAAAGTGAATTTACTGACTTACATTATAATCAAAATGAGTACAATGATGATGGCGATGGTGAACAATCCTCCACATGCCGCTGCGATTCCAAACAGCAGATGTCTATAGGAACTATGACCCACTGAAAGAGGAAGCATATCCAGAGTTATTCTCCACACTGAAGATACACAGATGAACCGTTAATAAAACTATCACCTGTTACTGAAACAGCATCTGATCTCTGAGATCCAACTTCATTCTGAGCCACACAGTAAAACCATCCACTGAGACGTGAATTAATGTTACTGATGCTGAACGTCTGTCCAGATCCTACAGATGATGTTTGATTCTCTTTAAACCAGCTGTAGTTGTGAACAGGTGGATTTGATTCACTGCTGCAGGTCAGAGTCACTGAATCACCCTCCACTATTACACCAGAAGAACTGATGGACGCTGAGACGTTCCTTGGAGGATCTTAGGGAGAAAATATATTGTCAGTGTTCAACATTCACGTCActcattattattatgatatttCATAATCAACTCACACAAGACATTTAAAGTCAGTGCTGCATTTCTCTCTCCAAGTTCATTTCTAGCTTTGCACTTGTATTGTCCACTGTGATCAGATCTGATGTTTGAGATGCTGTAGATGTTTCCAGATCCAACAGATGTTTCTTCTTTAAACCAGCTGATATTTGCGGGTGGATTTGATTCACTGCTGCAGGTCAGATTCACTGAATCACCCTCCACTATTACACCAGAAGAACTGATGGACGCTGTGACGTTCCTtggaggatctgaaaaaaacatttgacaatATTGAATATTTGTGGGTTTCAGGCTGGGATGTTCTACACTGTTTAATAATCAACTCACACAAAACGTTTAAAGTCACAGAATCAGAATATTTCTCTCCACATGTATGTCTGGTCTTGCACTTGTATTGTCCACTGTGATCAGATCTGATGTTTGATATGTAGTAGATGTTTCCAGATCCAACAGATGATGTTTGATTCTCTTTAAACCAGCTGTAGTTGTGAACAGGTGGATTTGATTCACTGCTGCAGGTCAGAGTCACTGAATCACCCTCCACTATTACACCAGAAGAACTGATGGAGATCACAGgtttatctggaggatataaagAGAAACAAATATAAAGGTTATAGGTCCAACATGTAAAGTCTGCAGTATCTTTAAAGGACATTTATCATGATTTTATATTGTCAATATTTGGAGTCACTgaatgtccctccatcactCTCAAGatctgaacacaacacaacactgatcctcctcatgtcattcaacacATCACATTATTATCATCACACACTCATTCACTCTCACCTGTGACATCAAGAGTCACTCCAGGAGCACCGATCCATTTCCCATCAGGTTTATCAGTGATGAATCTGAAATAGTACTCGTGTGAATCTGTGTGTCTCACATCAGTCAGTCTGACGCTGCAGTCGTGCTGTTTATCTCTCAGATACTGAATCCTCTGTTTGTATTCAGAGTCCTCAGACAGATCTGGAAACACATTATCTGTCGGTGTTTGAGTTTTGGTCCAGAACACTTTCTTGATCTGATATCCAGTAGGGTATGTGTAAGTGCAGTTTATAGTCACTGTTGAGCCCTTCAGTGCACAGATGTGTGAAGAGCTGTAAGTCACACCCCAACAATCATCAGCACTATAAACTcctgaaacacaaataaatgaagtaaatgtCAGTTTGTGGATGATGTAAAACACTTTTAACTGACTCTAAAGTATGGAGCTCTTTAGAGGATGATGAAAGACCTTTGAGAAAACTTGCCAAGAGCATCATGTACAGTGATGATGTTATGCATTTGGAGACGTTGTGTATGTTTTAGTGCACATCCAAGTGATAAGGTGTTCAGGCTACTTCAAATTTGTATTGAGTGatacaatttaaattattattgagAATATTCAGAGCTCTGTATGATTAATAGTTAGCAGTCGGATATCTTGATTTTACAATCTACTGTATATGTGCTGTATCCAAAGTTAGACTTTAACTGCCATCGCTGCATCAGttttatcataataaaccaTCAGTAGCATGAATGCGAGTAACCGATACTAAAAAA
This sequence is a window from Triplophysa rosa linkage group LG4, Trosa_1v2, whole genome shotgun sequence. Protein-coding genes within it:
- the LOC130553193 gene encoding B-cell receptor CD22-like isoform X2, which encodes MARRLPLIFLLMIPGVYSADDCWGVTYSSSHICALKGSTVTINCTYTYPTGYQIKKVFWTKTQTPTDNVFPDLSEDSEYKQRIQYLRDKQHDCSVRLTDVRHTDSHEYYFRFITDKPDGKWIGAPGVTLDVTDKPVISISSSGVIVEGDSVTLTCSSESNPPVHNYSWFKENQTSSVGSGNIYYISNIRSDHSGQYKCKTRHTCGEKYSDSVTLNVLYPPRNVSASISSSGVIVEGDSVTLTCSSESNPPVHNYSWFKENQTSSVGSGQTFSISNINSRLSGWFYCVAQNEVGSQRSDAVSVTVGHSSYRHLLFGIAAACGGLFTIAIIIVLILIIMRIRRVAKTKEAAVNQVNRQDDLYCAVNHVDLASESAHCDDVQYESVKPQRLGGEQTTAGEAPESRDPEELHYATVHHHSNAEMRRSEENENHYGNITNDKPDASVRSNVEDTSVIYSSVK
- the LOC130553193 gene encoding B-cell receptor CD22-like isoform X1, whose translation is MARRLPLIFLLMIPGVYSADDCWGVTYSSSHICALKGSTVTINCTYTYPTGYQIKKVFWTKTQTPTDNVFPDLSEDSEYKQRIQYLRDKQHDCSVRLTDVRHTDSHEYYFRFITDKPDGKWIGAPGVTLDVTDKPVISISSSGVIVEGDSVTLTCSSESNPPVHNYSWFKENQTSSVGSGNIYYISNIRSDHSGQYKCKTRHTCGEKYSDSVTLNVLYPPRNVTASISSSGVIVEGDSVNLTCSSESNPPANISWFKEETSVGSGNIYSISNIRSDHSGQYKCKARNELGERNAALTLNVLYPPRNVSASISSSGVIVEGDSVTLTCSSESNPPVHNYSWFKENQTSSVGSGQTFSISNINSRLSGWFYCVAQNEVGSQRSDAVSVTVGHSSYRHLLFGIAAACGGLFTIAIIIVLILIIMRIRRVAKTKEAAVNQVNRQDDLYCAVNHVDLASESAHCDDVQYESVKPQRLGGEQTTAGEAPESRDPEELHYATVHHHSNAEMRRSEENENHYGNITNDKPDASVRSNVEDTSVIYSSVK